A single region of the Coregonus clupeaformis isolate EN_2021a chromosome 16, ASM2061545v1, whole genome shotgun sequence genome encodes:
- the LOC121585102 gene encoding 60S ribosomal protein L37 yields MTKGTSSFGKRRNKTHALCRRCGSKAYHLQKSSCGKCGYPEKRKRKYNWSAKAKRRNTTGTGRIRHLRVVYRRFRNGFREGTVPKPKRAAVAASSSS; encoded by the exons ATG ACGAAGGGAACGTCGTCATTTGGTAAACGTCGCAACAAGACGCACGCCCTGTGTCGTCGGTGCGGCTCCAAGGCATACCACCTCCAGAAGTCCTCATGCGGAAAGTGTGGCTACCCCGAAAAGCGCAAGAGGAAGT ATAACTGGAGTGCCAAGGCCAAGCGACGCAACACTACCGGGACTGGCCGTATCAGACACCTGAGGGTCGTCTACCGCAGGTTCAG GAATGGATTCCGTGAGGGAACTGTCCCTAAGCCTAAGAGAGCAGCAgtggctgcctccagctcttcctAG